A genomic window from Pyxicephalus adspersus chromosome 2, UCB_Pads_2.0, whole genome shotgun sequence includes:
- the LOC140322208 gene encoding olfactory receptor 1J2-like, translating to MEGKNGTKVSFIHLLGLQPPQHFIFLVFFLFLMLYCTTVCGNLLIITLVSYSKSLQSPMYFFLSHLSLSDIILVTDILPNMLHGVLIKETKILFSDCFAQFYFFGIVEALECLLLTVMSYDRYLAICKALHYTLIMHPQLCWILVIICWILSNLAMLIQILTISTFHFCGPNSIDHFFCDLDPILALACTDTTIVHLEVMSLGVFVVIIPFSIIIVSYGYIIFTISKIPSITGRQKAFSTCSSHLTVVSIYFATLGSVYMVPNKDQSWNITKFLSLLYTVGTPLINPIIYSLRNEELKNAVGKLINNFRNLPFNRKPNL from the coding sequence ATGGAAGGGAAAAATGGGACCAAAGTTTCCTTTATCCATCTCTTAGGATTGCAGCCTccccaacattttatatttttggtatttttcttatttctcatGCTTTATTGTACAACAGTATGTGGAAACCTCCTGATCATCACACTTGTATCCTACAGCAAATCCCTCCagtctcccatgtacttcttcctctcccatctATCCTTATCGGATATCATACTAGTGACTGACATTCTACCTAACATGCTCCATGGTGTTCTGATAAAAGAAACTAAGATATTGTTTTCTGATTGTTTTGCCCAGTTTTACTTCTTTGGTATCGTAGAAGCTTTGGAATGTCTTCTTCTCACTGTGATGTCCTATGACAGATATTTAGCTATTTGCAAAGCATTGCATTACACTTTGATAATGCATCCGCAGCTATGCTGGATTTTGGTTATCATCTGTTGGATATTAAGTAATTTAGCAATGCTTATTCAAATTTTAACCATATCAACCTTCCATTTTTGTGGGCCCAATAGTATTGATCATTTTTTCTGTGATCTTGATCCGATATTAGCTCTGGCCTGTACTGATACTACCATTGTTCACCTGGAAGTCATGTCTTTGGgtgtttttgttgttattattccCTTCTCTATCATCATTGTATCATATGGTTATATCATATTCACCATTTCTAAAATTCCATCTATCACAGGCAGACAGAAAGCATTTTCAACTTGCAGTTCCCATCTGACCGTTGTGTCCATCTATTTTGCTACCTTGGGCTCTGTTTATATGGTGCCAAACAAAGACCAGTCATGGAACATTACTAAATTCCTATCTTTGCTATACACTGTAGGTACCCCACTGATAAATCCAATTATTTACAGCTTGAGGAATGAAGAGTTGAAAAATGCTGTTGGAAAACTCATCAACAATTTTCGGAACTTGCCTTTTAACAGAAAACCAAACTTGTAG